One Vitis vinifera cultivar Pinot Noir 40024 chromosome 8, ASM3070453v1 genomic window carries:
- the LOC100265001 gene encoding probable glycosyltransferase At5g03795, with translation MARSFFILYHFSGRRFSDSFRGFFFIPTILALITSLFILFYISSTSNLFTHPQETHLQVLKSALGSSAFSPPSHQFMRVPAETPHLSRGFEFNTKGNYVNNKEVFHDRNLFVENYKEMNRSFKIYCYPHKRDDPFANALLPVDFEPGGNYASESYFKKVLMKSHFITKDPSKADLFFLPFSIARLRHDPRVGVGGIQDFIRDYIFNISQNYPYWNQTGGADHFYVACHSIGRSAMEKADEVKLNAIQVVCSSSYFLSGYIAHKDASLPQIWPRQGDPPDLALSERKKLAFFAGSINSPVRERLLQVWRNDSEISVHFGRLTTPYADELLGSKFCLHVKGFEINTARIADSLYYGCVPVIIANHYDLPFADILNWKSFSIVVATLDIPLLKQVLKGISLNEYLMLQSNVLKVRNHFQWHVSPVDYDAFYMVMYELWLRRSSVRVPLSTPMDPIH, from the exons atgGCTCGGTCCTTCTTCATACTGTACCATTTTTCTGGTCGTCGTTTCTCAGATTCTTTCAGAGGCTTTTTCTTCATACCCACAATCTTAGCTCTCATAACCTCTCTCTTCATTCTCTTCTATATCTCTTCAACTTCTAATTTGTTCACTCATCCACAAGAAACCCATCTTCAAGTCCTCAAATCAGCACTTGGGTCTTCAGCATTCTCTCCCCCATCGCACCAATTCATGAGAGTTCCAGCTGAAACCCCTCATTTATCAAGGGGTTTTGAATTCAACACTAAGG GAAACTATGTGAATAACAAAGAGGTGTTCCATGACAGAAATTTATTCGTGGAGAACTATAAAGAGATGAATAGGAgctttaaaatatattgttatCCTCATAAGCGAGATGATCCCTTTGCAAATGCTCTCTTGCCAGTGGATTTTGAACCTGGTGGTAATTATGCCAGTGAAAGTTACTTTAAGAAGGTTCTTATGAAAAGTCATTTCATCACAAAGGATCCATCCAAGGCAGATCTCTTCTTTCTGCCTTTCTCTATTGCAAGATTGAGGCACGACCCAAGGGTAGGTGTTGGAGGTATCCAAGATTTTATCAGAGATTACATCTTTAACATCAGTCAGAACTACCCTTACTGGAATCAGACTGGTGGGGCTGATCATTTTTATGTTGCTTGTCACTCTATTGGACGGTCAGCCATGGAGAAAGCAGATGAAGTAAAGTTAAATGCTATTCAAGTTGTATGCTCTTCAAGCTATTTTCTATCTGGATACATTGCCCACAAGGATGCATCACTGCCACAAATTTGGCCAAGACAAGGAGATCCTCCCGATCTTGCTTTGTCCGAAAG AAAAAAATTGGCATTCTTTGCTGGATCAATCAACTCCCCTGTCCGTGAAAGGCTACTTCAAGTATGGAGAAATGATTCTGAGATCTCTGTCCACTTTGGCCGGCTCACAACACCTTATGCTGACGAGCTTCTTGGAAGCAAGTTCTGCCTCCATGTCAAAGGCTTTGAAATAAACACAGCTCGAATTGCAGATTCACTATATTATGGTTGTGTCCCAGTGATCATTGCCAATCACTATGATCTCCCATTTGCTGACATACTAAACTGGAAGAGCTTCTCAATTGTTGTTGCCACCTTGGATATCCCATTGCTTAAACAAGTCCTTAAGGGGATAAGCCTGAATGAATACTTGATGTTACAGAGTAACGTATTGAAGGTGCGAAACCATTTCCAGTGGCATGTTTCTCCAGTTGATTATGACGCGTTTTACATGGTTATGTATGAGTTGTGGCTCCGGAGAAGTTCTGTGAGGGTTCCTTTAAGTACTCCAATGGATCCTATTCATTGA